One Candidatus Zixiibacteriota bacterium genomic window carries:
- a CDS encoding rhomboid family intramembrane serine protease: MSLGPGAISPFIKVMLLLNGGVFIAQYFLPQIPAYLGFTPALFLTEFYRTFYQPLTYMFVHGGLGHVFFNLLALWMFGTEIEFTWGTRAFARFYFLCGLAGAALTLAVFPHQQIPVVGASGAIFGVLVAYWLMFPNRYVYLYFLLPIKVKWFVPGMLVLGVLLGGEHVAHMAHLGGALCGLIYLKMDWRWNWLGRRLKDLRYRRKASKLEKRRHEADEIMRRVDAILDKINEVGMENLTKAERKFLEEASSHLSKHNEHRER; the protein is encoded by the coding sequence GTGAGCCTGGGCCCTGGGGCTATATCACCGTTCATCAAGGTGATGTTGCTGTTGAACGGTGGGGTGTTCATAGCGCAGTATTTCCTGCCGCAGATTCCGGCCTACCTCGGGTTCACGCCGGCGCTTTTCCTGACGGAGTTCTACCGGACATTCTATCAACCTCTGACGTATATGTTCGTCCACGGCGGGCTGGGGCACGTCTTCTTCAATCTGCTCGCGCTGTGGATGTTTGGCACCGAGATTGAGTTCACCTGGGGAACCAGGGCTTTCGCCCGATTCTATTTCCTCTGCGGTCTGGCCGGCGCAGCACTCACGCTGGCGGTTTTCCCCCATCAACAGATTCCGGTGGTAGGTGCATCGGGAGCAATCTTCGGCGTGCTTGTGGCATATTGGCTGATGTTCCCGAATCGATATGTCTACCTGTATTTCCTGCTGCCGATCAAAGTCAAGTGGTTCGTGCCGGGAATGCTGGTGTTGGGAGTTCTCCTCGGCGGCGAACATGTTGCTCACATGGCCCATTTGGGTGGGGCGCTGTGCGGACTTATCTACCTCAAAATGGATTGGCGGTGGAACTGGCTGGGTCGCCGATTAAAAGACTTGCGCTACCGCCGCAAGGCGTCTAAACTGGAAAAACGACGCCATGAGGCGGATGAGATCATGCGTCGAGTGGATGCCATACTGGACAAGATCAACGAAGTCGGCATGGAGAATCTGACCAAGGCGGAGCGGAAATTCCTGGAAGAGGCATCCTCGCACCTGTCCAAACACAACGAACACCGGGAGCGATGA
- a CDS encoding zf-HC2 domain-containing protein: MRCRKVRSYLSAYSNGEMTGRDLVAVREHLSTCAACRREESAFSSIRQTLPTLATPAISADFNTKLLNRIARERFAETRTRAYLPHRAPALSWRQVLVGAVSVVAVALVAVSLLRQSQPIVQTPQPVVADGMSLLDDSYLTAQPYNNPNLTVNVQKDWSLNTQLARAERAGRISGQLTRSGGFGAMNPLAVAGWYSQGVELPTPFGSMYIEIRPIVRVYQPVGATPVTEVHQIY, translated from the coding sequence ATGCGTTGTCGAAAAGTACGCTCCTACCTGTCGGCATACTCTAACGGAGAGATGACCGGCCGGGACCTGGTCGCGGTTCGGGAGCATCTTTCGACCTGCGCCGCGTGTCGGCGCGAAGAATCGGCGTTTAGTTCAATCCGTCAGACATTGCCGACCCTGGCGACACCGGCAATATCAGCGGATTTCAACACTAAGCTGTTGAATCGGATCGCTCGAGAGCGATTCGCCGAGACCCGCACCAGGGCGTATCTGCCCCATCGGGCGCCTGCGTTATCCTGGCGACAGGTATTGGTTGGAGCCGTGTCAGTTGTGGCCGTAGCTCTGGTAGCTGTCAGTCTGCTCAGGCAGAGTCAGCCAATCGTGCAGACGCCGCAGCCGGTCGTGGCCGATGGTATGTCGCTGCTCGACGATTCGTATCTTACCGCTCAGCCGTACAACAACCCCAATCTAACCGTAAATGTGCAGAAAGACTGGTCGTTGAATACGCAGCTGGCGCGCGCAGAGCGGGCCGGCCGTATTTCCGGTCAGTTGACACGCTCCGGCGGATTCGGGGCAATGAACCCGCTGGCGGTCGCCGGATGGTACAGCCAGGGAGTTGAACTGCCGACGCCGTTCGGTTCCATGTACATCGAGATTCGCCCGATCGTACGCGTCTACCAGCCCGTTGGCGCCACCCCTGTAACGGAGGTTCACCAGATATACTAA
- a CDS encoding DUF2064 domain-containing protein: protein MALRKKIDSVIAICVQEPTEDGSSMDFGIIKGDDLRFLHQAFITDTVTNALDVPTADTRLYYMGEPDRKRLIKIVTEYLSTRLNGKLGEAFKEHYTAYEQEKERWGTRLEHVFTDCFNSGYKHVLVIGSRTPTITASMMKTALKMLKESDAVFGPTPEGRYYTIGMSGAYRIPIAQFDWRSPHIYSDVAEAFTQEKLSWSELEIWYCVESPEYLETMARDINQCRFEGDEATARETEKVMERILARLEP from the coding sequence ATGGCGTTAAGGAAAAAGATCGACTCCGTCATTGCCATCTGTGTGCAGGAGCCCACGGAAGACGGCTCCAGCATGGATTTCGGCATCATCAAAGGGGATGACCTTCGCTTTCTGCACCAGGCGTTCATCACCGACACGGTCACGAACGCGCTGGACGTGCCCACGGCGGACACGCGACTGTACTATATGGGGGAGCCGGATCGCAAGCGGCTCATCAAGATCGTCACTGAGTATCTGTCGACCAGATTGAACGGCAAGCTCGGCGAGGCGTTCAAAGAGCACTATACCGCCTACGAGCAGGAAAAGGAACGGTGGGGGACCCGGCTCGAACACGTGTTCACGGACTGCTTCAACTCCGGTTACAAGCACGTACTGGTCATAGGCAGTCGCACGCCGACCATTACTGCATCGATGATGAAGACCGCGCTCAAAATGCTGAAAGAATCGGATGCGGTATTCGGTCCCACGCCGGAGGGACGCTATTACACGATCGGCATGTCCGGCGCGTACCGCATACCGATCGCCCAGTTTGACTGGCGGTCGCCCCACATCTACTCCGACGTGGCCGAAGCATTCACACAGGAGAAGCTCTCGTGGTCAGAACTGGAGATATGGTACTGTGTCGAGTCGCCGGAATATCTGGAGACCATGGCGCGGGATATCAATCAGTGCCGGTTCGAAGGGGATGAAGCCACGGCTCGCGAGACGGAAAAGGTCATGGAGCGGATCCTCGCCCGCCTGGAGCCCTGA
- a CDS encoding DUF401 family protein, which yields MDSWKLLVLLAAIVLGLRRNLTVGITLFGAGLLTALLYGVDSGRLIEGYWDLVRSERFLSITGVIILITVMGSLLKELGFLEKLAVACSHLYGGARTAVAVLPFLIGLMPMPGGALLSAPLVDNVLKGSQYSAEFKCAANYWFRHVVEFFWPVYPGIILSAGMTGMSLSRIMLLQLPLTIIMIGLGALFFSRRVEIDRHNHVQMWRSLKGVLFTIWPIGLAILIFAITRINLVYAVFVSLVAVVIVTRPARAKLIYSFRQGLSYKLVFMVFGILSFQTILDLSGAVESIPGLTASLHLSPQVLIAIVCFVAGLLTGMVAAYVGMCYSLLAGLLYQPSLLPGNILLAYLSGYIGMLLSPTHLCLVVTSGYFRANLLGVYRIILFPVILLCLLGYILSRSGWPSMFL from the coding sequence ATGGACAGTTGGAAACTCCTGGTACTTCTCGCGGCGATTGTCCTGGGGCTCAGGCGTAATCTCACGGTCGGCATTACGTTGTTCGGCGCCGGGTTGTTGACGGCCTTGTTATATGGAGTCGATTCCGGTCGACTCATCGAAGGTTACTGGGACCTGGTCAGGTCGGAGCGATTCCTTTCCATCACGGGTGTCATCATTCTCATTACCGTCATGGGTTCGCTTCTGAAGGAACTCGGGTTTCTGGAGAAACTGGCTGTGGCTTGCAGTCATCTATACGGCGGAGCCAGGACCGCAGTAGCGGTCCTTCCGTTTCTGATCGGTCTGATGCCGATGCCAGGGGGAGCGCTGCTCTCGGCACCACTCGTGGACAATGTGCTCAAAGGCTCACAGTATTCCGCAGAATTCAAGTGTGCTGCAAACTACTGGTTTCGGCACGTGGTCGAATTCTTCTGGCCGGTCTACCCCGGCATCATTCTCTCCGCCGGCATGACCGGGATGTCGCTGAGCCGGATCATGCTGCTGCAGCTTCCGTTGACGATCATCATGATCGGTCTTGGCGCCCTGTTCTTTTCGCGCCGGGTTGAGATTGATCGACACAATCATGTCCAGATGTGGCGCTCGCTCAAGGGGGTCCTCTTTACGATCTGGCCGATCGGTCTGGCTATTCTCATTTTTGCGATCACCAGGATCAACCTGGTGTACGCGGTATTCGTGTCGCTCGTGGCAGTAGTGATAGTGACTCGACCGGCACGAGCGAAACTCATCTATTCATTCAGACAAGGGCTCTCGTACAAGCTGGTCTTCATGGTGTTCGGGATTCTCTCATTTCAGACCATCCTCGACCTGAGCGGTGCAGTGGAGTCCATTCCCGGACTGACAGCGTCGTTGCACCTTTCGCCGCAGGTGTTGATTGCAATCGTTTGTTTCGTGGCGGGACTTCTGACCGGGATGGTCGCCGCATACGTGGGGATGTGTTACAGTTTGTTGGCAGGTCTGTTGTACCAGCCGAGTCTGCTGCCCGGCAATATTCTCCTTGCCTATCTGTCCGGGTACATTGGGATGCTCCTATCTCCCACACATCTGTGCCTCGTTGTGACTAGCGGCTATTTTAGAGCCAATTTACTGGGGGTTTATCGCATTATCCTGTTTCCAGTGATACTCCTATGCCTGCTTGGGTACATTTTGAGCAGGTCGGGTTGGCCGAGCATGTTTTTATGA
- a CDS encoding cytochrome c biogenesis protein CcdA, giving the protein MFDQPTVEIPTAVIAGLLSFLSPCVLPLIPGYLSFISGVSIEDLTTPDKARSHTWKIALNTIFFVVGFSLVFIFFGALAPQIGAIIKYKGIFSKVAGAIVFVFGLHVAGVFRIKWLNYEKRFHAGERKSGLLGSVIIGMAFAFGWTPCIGPILAAILTLASQQNSTAQGVLLLSFYSAGLGIPFILTALLFNYLIGAFGFVKRHFRAIEIVSGALLMIVGVLIFFDLLQRLSGYLLDLFPSLQNIG; this is encoded by the coding sequence TTGTTTGACCAGCCTACCGTCGAAATACCGACCGCGGTGATTGCCGGCCTTCTGTCGTTTTTGTCGCCGTGCGTTCTGCCCCTGATCCCCGGGTATCTTTCCTTCATTTCGGGTGTCTCCATCGAGGACCTCACCACGCCGGACAAGGCGCGCTCGCACACCTGGAAGATCGCGCTCAATACCATCTTTTTTGTCGTGGGTTTCTCGCTCGTGTTCATTTTCTTCGGCGCGCTGGCGCCGCAGATCGGCGCGATCATCAAATACAAGGGGATATTCAGCAAAGTGGCCGGGGCAATCGTGTTTGTCTTCGGCCTGCACGTGGCCGGTGTGTTCCGGATCAAGTGGCTGAATTACGAAAAGCGCTTCCACGCGGGCGAGCGCAAATCTGGGCTTCTTGGGTCTGTGATAATCGGGATGGCGTTTGCGTTCGGCTGGACCCCGTGTATCGGGCCGATCCTGGCGGCCATCCTCACGCTGGCCTCACAGCAGAACTCCACCGCCCAGGGCGTGCTGTTGCTGTCGTTCTATTCGGCCGGACTGGGGATACCGTTCATCCTCACCGCGCTTCTGTTCAACTATCTCATCGGAGCGTTCGGCTTTGTCAAGCGCCATTTCCGCGCGATCGAGATCGTCTCCGGTGCGCTGCTCATGATCGTCGGTGTGCTGATATTCTTTGACCTGCTGCAACGACTCTCGGGTTACCTGCTGGATCTGTTCCCTTCGCTGCAGAACATCGGCTGA
- a CDS encoding sigma-70 family RNA polymerase sigma factor, giving the protein MAKETTEKDIDFALMKAIQKGDMVAFNAMVDRYKDRLMNVIGRMLSSTEEAEDIVQETFVRVYQHRQSFNFQHCFSTWIYTIGLNLARNELRKRKKFKFYEITEMQGHEAEFAVDAKLPTRLPEVLDAAIKELPEKYRTAFLLRDVQEMPYEEVAKALNVPLGTVKSRVNRARLILRDKLEPRLEEHHALSKSTLLPVGIL; this is encoded by the coding sequence ATGGCCAAAGAGACAACCGAGAAGGACATAGACTTTGCGTTGATGAAGGCCATTCAGAAGGGGGATATGGTGGCGTTTAACGCGATGGTCGATCGGTACAAAGATCGGCTCATGAACGTCATCGGACGGATGCTCTCATCGACGGAAGAAGCTGAGGATATAGTCCAGGAGACGTTCGTGCGCGTGTACCAGCATCGGCAGTCGTTCAACTTCCAGCATTGTTTCTCAACCTGGATTTACACGATCGGTCTTAACCTGGCACGAAACGAGTTACGCAAGCGCAAGAAATTCAAATTTTATGAGATAACCGAGATGCAAGGACACGAGGCCGAATTTGCAGTGGATGCAAAGCTTCCGACTCGCCTGCCGGAGGTTCTGGATGCGGCTATCAAGGAATTGCCGGAGAAATATCGTACGGCGTTTCTGTTGCGCGACGTTCAGGAGATGCCGTACGAAGAAGTGGCCAAGGCGCTGAATGTGCCGCTCGGTACCGTGAAATCGCGCGTGAATCGCGCCCGTTTGATATTACGAGACAAATTGGAACCAAGACTGGAGGAACATCATGCGTTGTCGAAAAGTACGCTCCTACCTGTCGGCATACTCTAA
- a CDS encoding aminotransferase class IV, which yields MKTVTTINGRTVSRLDARVSVFDNALLYAEGLFETFLAIGNKALFCDEHLRRLHRGATVTGLPVPVSDATLVKWMTQVLRKHPAHVKKLRLTVTSGESARWAGKSGRPQVILSASPHRFLDRPYRLHVSPLRVDQQSVFRRIKTISYAIHAAAIRQAMQRRCDDALLLNEAGNLAEVTSANIFWVKKRKIYTPPLSAGCLEGVTRGIVMREAEKLGLSVEERNGTLHGLANVDEVFISSSLKLVAPVSLIIDGRRQYHFRPGPVTAVLDRHFRSALAGI from the coding sequence ATGAAGACCGTAACTACAATCAACGGGCGCACGGTGAGCCGTCTGGACGCCCGAGTCTCGGTGTTCGATAATGCGCTTCTCTACGCCGAGGGGCTGTTCGAGACATTCCTGGCCATTGGAAATAAGGCGCTGTTCTGCGACGAACACTTGCGGCGCCTGCACCGCGGCGCCACTGTCACCGGTTTGCCCGTCCCTGTGTCTGATGCTACGCTCGTGAAATGGATGACGCAGGTTCTCCGAAAACATCCGGCGCACGTCAAGAAACTTCGCCTGACTGTCACCAGCGGCGAGTCGGCCCGCTGGGCAGGTAAATCGGGAAGGCCGCAGGTGATTCTGAGCGCCTCTCCGCATCGATTTCTGGACAGGCCTTATCGATTGCATGTCTCGCCGCTTCGGGTGGACCAGCAGTCTGTCTTTCGACGCATCAAGACGATCTCGTACGCCATCCACGCAGCGGCGATTAGGCAGGCAATGCAGAGAAGGTGCGATGACGCGCTGCTTCTGAACGAAGCCGGCAACCTGGCCGAAGTAACCTCGGCCAATATCTTCTGGGTGAAGAAGCGAAAAATCTATACACCACCACTTTCCGCCGGCTGTCTTGAGGGCGTCACGCGGGGAATTGTGATGCGCGAAGCCGAGAAGCTCGGCTTGTCGGTCGAAGAACGAAATGGTACCCTTCACGGCCTGGCCAACGTCGATGAAGTATTTATTTCGAGCTCCCTCAAGCTAGTTGCCCCTGTATCGCTGATCATCGATGGCCGCCGCCAGTACCACTTTCGACCCGGACCGGTGACTGCCGTATTGGATCGGCATTTCCGATCGGCACTCGCGGGTATCTGA
- a CDS encoding creatininase family protein, translated as MERRLHHLSWLKVRELVPATITTVILPVGTVEAHGSACLGTDIFIPEVIAGGIGERLNALVAPTVNYGITRSLYRYNGGCTIDEKTFGAYVGDILVSLADVGFRYVIIMNGHGGNNSALKTVAADFHRQHNSCVAVIHWWELCHDMTKEFFGHVGGHAGTDEAAVVHALDPSLLDKDAYDPKLAYYMRPGADIYPVPGTILLYQEGEGYPEFDLAKAKQYRDKLVQTVGDFAEMVLGRWRQAGF; from the coding sequence ATGGAGCGCCGGCTGCATCATCTGAGTTGGCTCAAAGTGCGGGAGTTGGTTCCCGCCACTATCACAACAGTTATCCTGCCGGTCGGAACGGTTGAGGCGCACGGCTCGGCCTGCCTTGGGACCGATATCTTCATACCCGAGGTTATCGCCGGTGGCATCGGCGAGCGGCTGAACGCGCTTGTCGCGCCGACAGTGAATTACGGCATCACGCGGTCACTGTATCGCTACAACGGGGGGTGCACGATCGACGAAAAGACGTTCGGCGCGTATGTTGGCGACATCCTGGTCTCCCTGGCCGATGTCGGTTTTCGCTATGTTATTATCATGAACGGCCACGGCGGCAACAACAGTGCGCTCAAGACGGTGGCCGCTGATTTCCATCGGCAACACAATTCTTGCGTGGCTGTGATCCACTGGTGGGAACTGTGTCATGACATGACCAAGGAATTTTTCGGGCACGTGGGCGGACACGCAGGCACCGATGAAGCCGCCGTCGTGCATGCTCTCGACCCCTCGCTCCTGGACAAGGACGCATACGATCCCAAACTCGCATACTATATGCGGCCCGGAGCCGACATCTATCCGGTGCCTGGGACGATCCTCCTGTATCAGGAAGGGGAAGGATACCCCGAATTCGACCTGGCCAAGGCCAAGCAGTACCGCGACAAGTTGGTTCAGACCGTAGGGGATTTCGCCGAGATGGTGCTGGGGCGCTGGCGGCAGGCCGGATTCTAA
- a CDS encoding anthranilate synthase component I family protein — protein sequence MTRERYERDVLAVKHHLREGDIYQANYTCRWEVTSNEPASSVYRQLRELNPSPYGAYLNFGDYQILSSSPERMLHRVGNRISTSPIKGTVARGENAVEDSSNLKQLLASEKDRAEHLMIVDLERNDLGKIALPGTVRVTRLCRPETYANLFHLVSDISATLPKNITLGTVLKALLPGGSITGAPKLRAVEILRELEPVPRSVYTGCIGYISPEVIEFNIAIRTMVHQNGLYRAYAGGGIVADSEPAAEYQEMLLKAERMMSALGIKNLNDRV from the coding sequence GTGACAAGAGAGCGATACGAACGGGATGTACTTGCGGTAAAACACCACTTACGCGAGGGGGACATCTATCAGGCTAACTACACGTGTCGCTGGGAGGTAACGAGCAATGAACCGGCGAGTTCGGTCTACCGGCAATTGAGGGAGTTGAATCCTTCCCCCTATGGCGCGTATCTGAATTTCGGCGACTACCAAATTCTGTCATCGTCACCGGAAAGAATGCTGCACAGGGTGGGCAACCGAATCAGCACCAGTCCAATCAAAGGGACCGTTGCGCGAGGTGAAAACGCCGTAGAAGACAGTTCAAACCTCAAGCAGTTGCTCGCATCGGAGAAGGACCGGGCGGAACATTTGATGATCGTCGATCTCGAGCGTAATGATCTCGGCAAGATCGCGCTTCCCGGCACTGTTCGCGTGACGCGGTTATGTCGTCCGGAGACCTATGCCAACCTGTTTCATTTGGTCAGCGATATTTCCGCCACGCTGCCAAAAAACATAACTCTGGGAACTGTGCTGAAAGCACTGCTACCGGGTGGGTCAATCACGGGTGCTCCCAAACTCCGCGCCGTGGAGATACTTCGCGAACTTGAGCCTGTTCCCCGCTCAGTGTACACCGGTTGTATCGGCTACATTTCTCCTGAAGTGATCGAGTTCAATATTGCCATTCGCACGATGGTGCACCAGAATGGCCTCTATCGCGCCTATGCTGGCGGCGGCATCGTTGCCGACAGCGAACCTGCTGCCGAATATCAGGAGATGCTTCTGAAGGCTGAGCGAATGATGAGCGCACTAGGCATAAAAAACCTGAACGATCGGGTATGA
- the trxA gene encoding thioredoxin yields the protein MSKPVEITDASFEKEVLQSDKPVVVDFWATWCGPCKMIAPILEEVAKEMGDKVKVAKLDVDANGRTAGKYNIMSIPSLLFFRNGQVVDQVIGAIPKAQLVSRLEKVLA from the coding sequence ATGAGTAAGCCTGTTGAGATTACCGACGCGTCCTTTGAGAAGGAAGTCTTGCAGTCAGATAAGCCGGTAGTGGTCGATTTCTGGGCCACGTGGTGCGGACCCTGTAAGATGATCGCGCCGATCCTGGAGGAAGTCGCCAAGGAAATGGGAGACAAGGTAAAGGTGGCGAAGCTTGATGTTGATGCCAATGGCCGGACTGCCGGAAAGTACAACATCATGTCGATCCCTTCGCTTCTGTTCTTCCGCAATGGTCAGGTGGTCGACCAGGTCATCGGCGCCATTCCCAAGGCGCAATTGGTCTCGCGGCTTGAGAAAGTGCTTGCCTAA